In a single window of the Zea mays cultivar B73 chromosome 5, Zm-B73-REFERENCE-NAM-5.0, whole genome shotgun sequence genome:
- the LOC103628494 gene encoding tRNA(Ile)-lysidine synthase isoform X2 → MPPLLFSLRPSPCSGFPLRRLLFRCSASSASTFSSLASYHASFARRMALAGIHPHHRIAVGVSGGPDSMALCVLATAWKKAAGRKAGDEEDPVASAFVDGLLGVVVDHGLRPESADEARLVRDRVRGMGVECEIANCEWPYGPPKQGKVQEAAREVRYQKLLDICIKQQIGILLIAHHSDDQAELFVLRLSRQSGVLGLAGTAFVSQLFASNVKYDGERFRRYGILLVRPMLEFSKDDMYKICQGSNQPWVEDPTNTSMKYARNRIRASLRKLSTEGTFLSGVHKLISACRLTRACVDCACNTIAKQSVSISEYGYAIIDLENLDPLNVDDLSLSQYLAYILQFVSQRHRPLRGRSAELLLDYIRSIPCKAALTVAGCYLCAVPRSKGTKVLVCCSVDWMESSSAETSYKCSYEEQAPPVPDIDLIVLEGHLQTNQSIQNHSNIPFLYSKSSIDVLNKAKDFNIIDDFTLEKLHYLRTNEHDKFIVKEHKHEEQDLQETKISDCNVLGLCPGETCHFMSKFLITWKAPEDVNEICSLENKQSLSKFCTVNLGGSLEVRHMVDTDWLFLAEVCNTPSVEENRSHPRASCTKMKMDSALHHSRFLQQSAQKALQILRSIPAAARRTLPVLTNAQGDVVCIPINSSSC, encoded by the exons ATGCCGCCTCTCCTCTTCTCCCTTCGACCCTCGCCCTGTTCAGGCTTCCCGCTACGCCGACTCCTATTCCGCTGCTCCGCTTCCTCCGCCTCCACCTTCTCGTCGCTCGCCTCTTACCACGCCTCCTTCGCCCGCCGGATGGCCCTCGCCGGCATCCATCCGCACCACCGCATCG CGGTCGGGGTCTCCGGTGGACCGGACTCGATGGCGCTGTGCGTGCTCGCCACGGCCTGGAAGAAGGCAGCGGGGAGGAAGGCCGGTGATGAGGAGGATCCCGTCGCCTCGGCATTCGTGGACGGGCTCCTCGGAGTTGTCGTCGACCACGGTCTGCGCCCCGAGAGCGCCGACGAGGCGCGGCTAGTGCGTGACCGCGTCCGTGGCATGG GTGTTGAGTGTGAGATTGCTAACTGTGAGTGGCCGTATGGCCCTCCAAAGCAAGGGAAGGTGCAAGAGGCTGCCCGCGAAGTGAG GTACCAAAAACTATTGGACATTTGTATAAAGCAACAGATAGGAATCTTGCTTATTGCACACCATTCTGATGACCAG GCAGAGCTCTTTGTTCTCAGACTATCTCGCCAAAGTGGGGTTTTAGGGCTTGCTGGTACAGCTTTTGTGTCTCAGTTGTTTGCATCTAATGTAAAATATGATGGGGAGAGATTTCGACGTTATGGCATACTTCTTGTGCGGCCTATGCTTGAGTTTTCAAAAGATGACATGTATAAG ATATGTCAAGGTAGTAATCAACCCTGGGTGGAAGATCCAACGAATACTAGTATGAAGTATGCTAGAAACCGAATTCGGGCGTCTTTAAGAAAATTATCCACCGAAG GTACCTTTCTCTCAGGAGTTCATAAACTGATAAGCGCATGCCGATTGACACGGGCATGTGTTGATTGTGCTTGCAATACAATTGCAAAGCAGTCGGTGTCAATATCGGAG TATGGATATGCTATTATAGACCTGGAAAACCTTGATCCGTTAAATGTTGACGACCTTAGTCTTTCACAATATTTAGCATATATCTTGCAG TTTGTTTCACAAAGGCACAGGCCACTTCGTGGTAGATCTGCTGAACTGCTACTTGATTACATTCGTAGCATTCCCTGCAAG GCTGCCCTTACTGTAGCTGGTTGTTATCTTTGTGCTGTCCCAAGGTCTAAAGGTACAAAAGTACTTGTTTGTTGTTCTGTTGACTGGATGGAGTCatcttctgctgaaacttcctacaAGTGTTCCTATGAAGAGCAGGCACCTCCAGTACCGGATATTGATCTGATAGTCCTTGAAGGACATCTTCAAACTAATCAGTCTATACAGAACCACTCGAACATACCTTTTCTGTATTCCAAATCTTCCATAGATGTTCTGAACAAAGCGAAGGATTTCAACATAATAGATGATTTTACATTAGAAAAGCTCCATTACTTACGGACAAAcgagcatgataaatttattgTGAAAGAACATAAACACGAAGAACAGGACCTGCAGGAAACAAAAATTTCTGATTGTAATGTTTTAGGCCTCTGTCCTGGTGAAACATGTCACTTTATGAGCAAATTCTTGATTACATGGAAAGCTCCAGAAGATGTCAATGAAATATGTTCACTTGAAAATAAACAATCTCTGTCCAAGTTTTGTACTGTGAATTTGGGTGGAAGTCTTGAAGTCCGGCACATGGTTGATACTGATTGGTTGTTCCTTGCTGAAGTTTGTAACACCCCTTCAGTGGAAGAGAACCGTAGTCATCCAAGAGCATCCTGTACCAAGATGAAGATGGATTCTGCCCTGCATCACTCCAGATTCTTGCAACAATCAGCACAGAAAGCTCTTCAGATCCTTAGATCTATTCCAGCTGCTGCAAGACGAACACTTCCAGTACTAACCAATGCACAAGGTGACGTAGTATGTATACCG ATCAATTCATCATCATGCTAA
- the LOC103628494 gene encoding tRNA(Ile)-lysidine synthase isoform X1, whose translation MPPLLFSLRPSPCSGFPLRRLLFRCSASSASTFSSLASYHASFARRMALAGIHPHHRIAVGVSGGPDSMALCVLATAWKKAAGRKAGDEEDPVASAFVDGLLGVVVDHGLRPESADEARLVRDRVRGMGVECEIANCEWPYGPPKQGKVQEAAREVRYQKLLDICIKQQIGILLIAHHSDDQAELFVLRLSRQSGVLGLAGTAFVSQLFASNVKYDGERFRRYGILLVRPMLEFSKDDMYKICQGSNQPWVEDPTNTSMKYARNRIRASLRKLSTEGTFLSGVHKLISACRLTRACVDCACNTIAKQSVSISEYGYAIIDLENLDPLNVDDLSLSQYLAYILQFVSQRHRPLRGRSAELLLDYIRSIPCKAALTVAGCYLCAVPRSKGTKVLVCCSVDWMESSSAETSYKCSYEEQAPPVPDIDLIVLEGHLQTNQSIQNHSNIPFLYSKSSIDVLNKAKDFNIIDDFTLEKLHYLRTNEHDKFIVKEHKHEEQDLQETKISDCNVLGLCPGETCHFMSKFLITWKAPEDVNEICSLENKQSLSKFCTVNLGGSLEVRHMVDTDWLFLAEVCNTPSVEENRSHPRASCTKMKMDSALHHSRFLQQSAQKALQILRSIPAAARRTLPVLTNAQGDVVCIPVARPLHNLCGLFRWEELLCSGLLSRALTSTVQSYKYTSNSMFKPPFQPEQLHLKALTRRQPDILKK comes from the exons ATGCCGCCTCTCCTCTTCTCCCTTCGACCCTCGCCCTGTTCAGGCTTCCCGCTACGCCGACTCCTATTCCGCTGCTCCGCTTCCTCCGCCTCCACCTTCTCGTCGCTCGCCTCTTACCACGCCTCCTTCGCCCGCCGGATGGCCCTCGCCGGCATCCATCCGCACCACCGCATCG CGGTCGGGGTCTCCGGTGGACCGGACTCGATGGCGCTGTGCGTGCTCGCCACGGCCTGGAAGAAGGCAGCGGGGAGGAAGGCCGGTGATGAGGAGGATCCCGTCGCCTCGGCATTCGTGGACGGGCTCCTCGGAGTTGTCGTCGACCACGGTCTGCGCCCCGAGAGCGCCGACGAGGCGCGGCTAGTGCGTGACCGCGTCCGTGGCATGG GTGTTGAGTGTGAGATTGCTAACTGTGAGTGGCCGTATGGCCCTCCAAAGCAAGGGAAGGTGCAAGAGGCTGCCCGCGAAGTGAG GTACCAAAAACTATTGGACATTTGTATAAAGCAACAGATAGGAATCTTGCTTATTGCACACCATTCTGATGACCAG GCAGAGCTCTTTGTTCTCAGACTATCTCGCCAAAGTGGGGTTTTAGGGCTTGCTGGTACAGCTTTTGTGTCTCAGTTGTTTGCATCTAATGTAAAATATGATGGGGAGAGATTTCGACGTTATGGCATACTTCTTGTGCGGCCTATGCTTGAGTTTTCAAAAGATGACATGTATAAG ATATGTCAAGGTAGTAATCAACCCTGGGTGGAAGATCCAACGAATACTAGTATGAAGTATGCTAGAAACCGAATTCGGGCGTCTTTAAGAAAATTATCCACCGAAG GTACCTTTCTCTCAGGAGTTCATAAACTGATAAGCGCATGCCGATTGACACGGGCATGTGTTGATTGTGCTTGCAATACAATTGCAAAGCAGTCGGTGTCAATATCGGAG TATGGATATGCTATTATAGACCTGGAAAACCTTGATCCGTTAAATGTTGACGACCTTAGTCTTTCACAATATTTAGCATATATCTTGCAG TTTGTTTCACAAAGGCACAGGCCACTTCGTGGTAGATCTGCTGAACTGCTACTTGATTACATTCGTAGCATTCCCTGCAAG GCTGCCCTTACTGTAGCTGGTTGTTATCTTTGTGCTGTCCCAAGGTCTAAAGGTACAAAAGTACTTGTTTGTTGTTCTGTTGACTGGATGGAGTCatcttctgctgaaacttcctacaAGTGTTCCTATGAAGAGCAGGCACCTCCAGTACCGGATATTGATCTGATAGTCCTTGAAGGACATCTTCAAACTAATCAGTCTATACAGAACCACTCGAACATACCTTTTCTGTATTCCAAATCTTCCATAGATGTTCTGAACAAAGCGAAGGATTTCAACATAATAGATGATTTTACATTAGAAAAGCTCCATTACTTACGGACAAAcgagcatgataaatttattgTGAAAGAACATAAACACGAAGAACAGGACCTGCAGGAAACAAAAATTTCTGATTGTAATGTTTTAGGCCTCTGTCCTGGTGAAACATGTCACTTTATGAGCAAATTCTTGATTACATGGAAAGCTCCAGAAGATGTCAATGAAATATGTTCACTTGAAAATAAACAATCTCTGTCCAAGTTTTGTACTGTGAATTTGGGTGGAAGTCTTGAAGTCCGGCACATGGTTGATACTGATTGGTTGTTCCTTGCTGAAGTTTGTAACACCCCTTCAGTGGAAGAGAACCGTAGTCATCCAAGAGCATCCTGTACCAAGATGAAGATGGATTCTGCCCTGCATCACTCCAGATTCTTGCAACAATCAGCACAGAAAGCTCTTCAGATCCTTAGATCTATTCCAGCTGCTGCAAGACGAACACTTCCAGTACTAACCAATGCACAAGGTGACGTAGTATGTATACCG GTTGCTCGACCACTTCATAATCTATGTGGTTTGTTCAGATGGGAAGAGCTTCTGTGCAGTGGGCTGTTATCCAGAGCATTAACTTCGACAGTACAATCATACAAGTATACATCAAATTCCATGTTCAA GCCTCCCTTCCAACCAGAACAGCTGCATCTGAAAGCTCTGACAAGGCGACAACCAGACATCCTTAAAAAATAG